The genomic region AATGGTTTTTCTATTCATACGTGCACATAAACCACAATACAGCAACTAACCTGAATATTCATCCATATCATTTTCAGACGCATCCCAAATACAAGTTCGAGTATGAAGTGAAGAGTCACCACACTGGTGATGACAAGTCTCATCATGAGCACCGCGATGGTGACAGCGTCAAAGGAGAGTACTCCCTGCATGAACCTGATGGTTCTACCAGACATATTCACTACCATGCTGATAAGCATACTGGGTAAGTAGTAAACACATTACTTGGCAGTGCAGTATaggtataagtatttttaaaacaaatattaaattataaacagatATCATTCGGAAAGTCATCCATATTTCCTTTTGCTTTTACTCTGCTTCGACTAATGAGATagacaattattttattctactaaACTTAAAGGAAATTTTTAAGCTCCCCGTAGAGAATGACAACAAAgcgttgtaaataaatatgagtagATTTTCCGACTTTTCATAACCAAATCTTCAAAGCTTTTCggttttaataatttgtaatttctgaacaacaaaacaaaagtctGTCTTCCCTAGATCGCCTTGCGATTAGACTAGgattaagatattatttttgttacttatcaaatcatatttatgttttactttTCAGTTTCCATGCTGATGTGAAGCACAGCGTCCACCATTTAGTACCAGATAAACACCATCATTAATGTcattagaataaattaaataattactatgtttttattttttatcatgttaaacattgttttatagATCAGTatttgctttttttaaataaaattatattgttttcataaaGACTTGTTTTACTGTCAACAATCTAACAACGTTTCTAACTTTGCTTCTATTCTaaggaaatattttcatcaacTCTTCTGAGTTTTGGTTCACACACACTTtataaaaaacccccgacccaaaaaaaagtacgcaataattatgacaaaaggttaaaaacgctaaaccctataaaaagcaaaaaataacttttaacactacgtaaactaaattttgtcgtgtcgggggaccgctctaattcattactttagataagtgtttttttttaaacgaaggTTGTAATTagaggtaggtatcatttgatttatgtaagtatttatgaaggtaaaaagcggtcccccgacacgtcaaaatttagtttacgtagtgttaaaagttattttttgcttttatagggtttagcgtttttaaccttttgtcataattattgcgtacttttttgggtcgggggtttttttaaatttataatttaattttatttcatgctttttaaaggagctccttaatttttccttctttcatttaatttattttatcttaagatggggtcgctatatgcgatctcggccaaaggaagctgtttaacaatccccatgacaaactggctctgggagaattgcacagattgagaaacaataaagattaacctttggacattctagattttcagcaaaaatataaatcggtttatccgtttcattccggcattccagggtttcatccgccacatcccatttccagcatcaggttctcgtcaatcagaaacataaagagaactcgtcaagacaaattcaacgagcccaaactcgatgggtttactaaaaggcagttcagggttacgtctcctaccttcgtgccctaacagcagaccagctcagtggttccaaaagacattagtgtttcaaatttcagatcccacatatacttgcaagtaaactgaccgtgtaacattcctatcacatctagcaaacgagctgatgaccttgaagacctgaaccgatttccaccaaacatagctaagaacactcccgactgacataccttttaaacaaaaaaaaccgcattacaatcggatcatccgtttgggagctacgatgccacatacacacacacacacacacacacacacacacacacacacacagacacgtcaaacttataacaccccgtcgtttttgcgtcgggggttaaaaacatgtaattaattaattggaagCTCAATTTGGtacttaggtaagtaggtaaatcACATACAATTCAagtttgcaaataaaaactGGTTCACTTTACAATTACGAAAATGTGATCAAACTTACACACTGCAGATATAAAAAGTCGAATTCTGCCCTCAAAATTATCAGTTTACTCAGTACTTTCAAGAGAAAGGGAATTAACATAAGCAGCAATCATGTTCACTAAGGTATAATAATtgcgatatttttaaataagtattttaaaacgtGCTCGCATTATTTTACTTGTAGAATCTATCACAGCCTATTAGTTTAGAATACTCACTAGAAGAGGCCAAGTGAAGAGCACGACCACCATCAACCCATTCCAATGAACATGTTTCGAAATTGTTTTGATGACAAACAATTAAAGCAATTCAATAATAATCTATTCATTTTTAGATCGTCCTCATCACGGTAGCTGTAGCGGCGGTCGCTGCACAGGATCACCATCACCACGAACACCACGGCCACGCCTCCTCCTCACAGAGCATCAAGCAGTATCACGGCAAAGCCACAGAGAAACACGTCGAGTACTATGTATGTTATTtcttaaatagaaaacaaaagaaatggtACGATAGCTTTTTGTTTTTCCATCTAATGTGCATCGTTTTTCAACAGTCTCACCCTAAGTACGAGTTCGCGTATAAAGTGGTGGACCCTCATACCGGCGACAAGAAATCACAGCATGAATCAAGGGACGGTGACGTCGTGAAGGGAGTGTACAGCTTACACGAAGCTGATGGCACAGTCCGTGTTGTTGAGTACCATGCCGATAAGAAAACCGGGTATGTATCATACTCTAGATGAAACATTGAACAGAAACAAGGATTTTATAATTTGTACTGttataaacaaatgactatcaGTCGCCCAATCTCTCTGCAATAATGTCGGATTGCCATTCCTTCAGACTGTGAGGGGCAGGGAGCAGAGAGTGCACCTATAGTATGTCCGTGTAAATGCAAGCTTGAGCATTTCATTAGATTGCGGGTCCTAGCTGAGCTAAGCACTTTAGAGAGAACAGCCATTatggcaaaaaaatattgcgtCGGCTATTCATAGCGGCGACTCTTCCTAGTAGCAACAGTTATACTAAAACTGTCTATAGCTAAATCTTCTGTTTTAGATTCAACGCCAACGTGCAAAGGAAAGGTCACGCCCAACACATCGTCccagaacatcatcatcatcactaatctcatcattaacattatttttgttagactTGTATCATAAgattgttgtatttttgtatattttttaataaagttgttttgaaattaaattttatctttgttttaaccTTTTCTTTTGCTtaatatgtcatcatcatcctccgagccttttcccaactatgttggggtcggcttccagtctatccggattcagctgagtaccagtgctttacaagaagcgactgcctatctgacctccttgacccagttacccgggcaacccaataccccttggttagactggtgtcagacttactgtcttctgactacccgtaacgactgcttgATAAGATTTAAAACAAATTCATGAGTTATTCTTACAAAATAggcctaaaaatatttatatggcTGGTTAATATGCAACACAATAGTGTTAGTGGGCAGGAAAAAGATTTAAATACTATTTGACTCTAATTTTAACTTATGTTATTACTACCAATTAAAACATGCACAACATAGATATTGTATACTGcctaattattgtattattttgttgaaataaaggCAATTTCAGTAACATCCTCGTTTTAATACCATCCCCTATGTTTCGAATATCACGCTCCTACTATGTTCTCATCAAGTACTATGTAAGTTCAAACGGTAATTTGGTACGAATTCAATATTCTTAAGAATTCACTTATGCAAAACAAACGACTGTCGTAAAAATAAGATACccaactacaaaaataatagaagTAATGTTTTGACTTTGTTATATTAGCAAGAATGTAGTTAAGGAAGGATGGTGTAGTAGTCACcgagatgaaagaaaaaatacactCGAAACTCGAGTGGTGAAACACAACATTATGtgaattattgacaataatataagtaggtattgacAATTATTTTCCGAATAAaggaaaaatttttttttctgatcttTTGGcatttgtaagtaggtatccaATTGGAGAAttatagaaaagaaaatatcactAGCCTTGATTTATGACTTATTAGTTTTTGCCACCGATCTTACCAGCGCGCCATGTTAATTATTTCACGCACCTAGATACCTAATATGAAGTGAATATCCTCCATCAATGTGCTCCTCATAaatctaatactgaaatattttttcaaatcagataaATACATAGTTCTCAAGACTGgcgctttcaaacaaataaacaaactttttagcGACCTATCAAATATTAAGGGTGGGTTGCTCTATTTAGCTATAACAATGTCATCAAATCGCCCTATGGGCGATCAGTTGACGTCTGGTTATGTACGATTTGGTTATCGTTGTAGTTAAATGGTACAACTCACCTTGAGTATATATTGAAAAACTAGGGGATATATGGACTaccattttatcattttattgaaAGTATAGAAATTGTACTGTACATTATAGAAATATCATAAATCATGTTTTGTGGCTTCGTATGCAATATAGATCGATAGTAATTTACAGAGTTGGATAGATAGTAAGCTACAGCTTTCCTTAATCAATTGGCTAATGAATAGCTTTTCTTTATCATCAGCTTAAtaatataagaaagaaaatttcatacaaatgaGAACTCTTCTGGGTCAAAATTATAAGTTGGCTGTTAAAAACTAGCGGGGTAGGTttgcttaatattatttgtcaattttaaagtaTAATATTAAGATAAACCTCAAAATCTAGACTGTTAGGATGTTTATGAATGTTAATCAGTTACACATGTTTAGGCAAATACCCAGAATAAATAGTCAGattaaatctatacatataataaatctgtaaaaaaactgtgtctgtacattgaatatattaaaaaaaaaattattgggtggggtttagaaacagtaatggagcacaaatccaaaaaaaaaaaattgtctgtttgtctgtatgtctgtatgtctgtatgtctgtatgtctgtttgtttgtacacgctaatcttccgaactactgaacggatttcaatgattttttctttgttgtatcaatattaagcctggtcaacatataggctataatttatcttcggaacttgaagacctgatgcagaacaccaacagaccaacaaaactataagagatacaaaaatggtgccatggcaaaaattgtttcatgtgatgagcattttcagctgagataataaattttaggatctggaacacctgatgtggaaccccaagagcccagcttctctgtaccatatacaggtatgacgttttagcaaaagttgttcaatttgataagcactttctattgacttatacaaattgaggatctaaaacacctgatgtggaactccaggggcccagctagactatagcatatagaggtgtgacgttttagcaaaagtggttcaatctgataagcactctctgttgacttataaaaattgaagatgtaaaacacctgatgtggaaccccaggagccaGCTAGACTAtcgcatataaagatatgacgttttagcaaaagtggttcaatctgataagtaCTCTCTATTGacatacatcgaagatctggaacacctgatgtggaacttcaagagcaatactacacttgaaatgtatagaaatgaatgttatgaaataggtatggcgaatcaaaaaaagtaataagtccgtcttttagataaccctaaataatggacacgtattttccttttctccttctcacaaacaaaagatataacactcacttactgggcccccgggaatcagtcactgaatagcaacaagagggcaacagggacatgagcggctgaagtgtgaggatacctcggtggattttaaacgcagattacgcgctccctgtgggtcacttaccacgaggcacctatcctccgagcagggctactaaccctgctctagcgactccactctggacggccaagccaagccagaggcgtgagacctaccccagtcacggttcactccgaccggccggagatgggggacagtatactctccctggagaacttaGTATAGctccgcggggtcgctactccccgtcatcagcctcagatgtcctgcggtgcttatttattatatattattgtcgttattatctcaagagcctttttcccaattatgttagagtcgacttccagtcacgatggaactgagtaccagtgttttacaaggagcgactgcctatctgacctccacaacccggttacccgctcaattcaacaccccttggtaaaactggtcagacttactggcttatgactacccataacgactgccaagaatgttcaatgacagccggaacctacagtttaacatcccctccaaataacggtcattggtatccaaaatatacgtagaaagtacatacgaacttataaaagttgtattggcaggtacttgccagatctggaatcaaagacgtacaCTCAtgacttgagagattggttctctacccactaaaccaccacgacttccactaagtcagcacgactttgtcatctcagtagcatttaatgtttttaacgtaattattacgtgtaatatttttgccacacacaacttaaatgcggactaattagaattaCTATGTTTAtgcctatggtcacgtctattgcggttcagttcttagcgttttgtttagtctgctgtgcctttggccgttgaagtacaaaaattaaatatatggaacatttctaatggctatgcgtattccgttgttttccagtcaacgggcccttaaaattcaatatcagacgattcagatcttcgATTTTGccgaccccgtagtcgctggcataagggacaggatccgcgtacgaagtcgcgggcagaagctagtaactgaaatatacctactactactatAAATACgaatgtttgttcctctttcacgcaaaaactactaggATATAAATATAGGATGACTAACCTATGTTAAGTCATCTACTAGTTTGTCTATATAATAAGCTTATTTTGGTCTATGTGCAGGAGTAGAGAAGTTTCCTCAAGAAGCGGGTTTTCAGTAGGTGAAGGAGGTAGTATCAGTCAGTTTTGATACAACTgcttatctatatctatacatctatacatataataaaatgataggaaagtcgaaactgtacattgaatattttttaaaaagaatacttggggggtgatccataatcaattctgaacccaaatatgtagtttttagaatttttgtctgtatgtctgtttatctgtttgtctgtatgtttgtcccggataaactcaaaaagtactgcttGGAtgtaaatcaaattttgcatgactattaagtgggggccggttcaacacataggctatatattatcacgctatcacctacggaggttgagcaatgaacgattaaataaacgaaattggaaattctatattgctcacgcagacgaagtcgcgggcaacagctagtagacAAATAAATGCAACAACAAGAAACGTAACTAACCTCTACCAACAGAACATcctttagaaaataatataaaaactgacTGATAGAAATTAGGAATCGTATAATTTTTAAAGAGAAGGCTTAAAGcggtaatatatatttttagggcTTTCACATACCGAGTCCTTGTGACGACTTTCACGGTACTTCATCAACTTCGGTAAAAAAGTGGTTGAACTTTGATCGACTGAAATATTGCGTAAAATCAGTTCACATACTTGAAGTTTCCATATAAAAGGACAGAGATAAGTTATCATATTCACAGATTTGGTTCAGTTACTTCAGTATCAACAGcgttgaagaaaaaaatgtttccaaaagTAAGTTCAGGAGcacaaataaatttaaaaaaatacattgtagaTATTGAGACTGATTCTAATCGGATATTAGATTAAATGCCAAAGCAAAATTTTCTccatttgaaattaataatcaaAATTGATTTCTAGATTATCCTAGTCGCAACTCTGCTCGCTGCAGTGAGCGCGCGGCCGCAACACGGTCACGACTACCAGCACGGTCACGGTCACGCTGTGTCATCGCAGAGCATCGTACTGCACCAAACTCACGAGAGCAAGCACGAGCCCGTACACCACGAGGAACATCATGAGGAGCAGCACGAGCAGCACCAGGAGGAGCATCACCACGGACACCACGAGGAACACCACGGCCACGCCTCCTCCTCACAGAGCATCAAGCAGCACCACGGCAAAGCCACAGAGAAACACGTTGAGTACTATGTATGAAAACTTCATTACTTCTACACTTACtatgatttattgttttgtagtaACGTAACTAATTGGTGCATTTGTTACAGTCTCACCCTAAGTATGAGTTCGCGTACAAAGTGGTGGACCCTCACACCGGCGACAAGAAGTCTCAGCACGAGGCGCGCGACGGTCACGTCGTGAAGGGCGTGTACAGTCTGCACGAGCCTGACGGTACCATCAGGATCGTGGAGTACTATGCTGACAAGAAGTCCGGGTGAGTAACAAAAGCTCCTTACATCAAAATTTTCTCGTATTAtccaaataatatgtaaatgaatGTATCATGCGCCATCATAAATGTGGCTAAACAATGATAAACATTAGTACGTAATAGttgtaataatattacattaacgTATTCCCTCTGCGTCATTACTCCTATAATTCTATCGAACCACATGCAAACGGTCACgtagttatagttaaataaaagctttaaagTCTTCACCCAACAGTAATAAGATGTATTTTGCTTTATCCGCAGATTTAACGCCAACGTGAAGCGGGAGGGCCATGCCAAACACATTATCCCtgaacatcatcatcaccacTAATCTCACACAACTGCTGTTGCTATGGATACTGAAAATTGTTGATTAGTCATGtagttattaaattgttttaattgaaacatTGAGTTTTAATTCTTCTATTAAATTGTTAGGTACTTTAAGGTAATTCGTATAACGATCGGGGTCAATATCCTGATGATTGTTCATAATCAGGACTAGGAGGACAGgagcaattttgtatgaacattTATAAAGACAGTTGTTAACAAATGCTTTGGAATAATTGACGTCATCTTTGACAGACTTGCTAATACTATCTTGTGAAAGATTGGTAAATTGAACTTACCAAAAAACACTGTAATATATAAAACGATAAGACAAATCATGAAGTAACTAGTAAACATGGAAATAGTTCTTATGTATGTTCTTACAGTTGCGAATGAAAATGTCGTAAATAGTTTTGATATGTGCCGAACAGTCAATTACAACGAAAC from Helicoverpa armigera isolate CAAS_96S chromosome 4, ASM3070526v1, whole genome shotgun sequence harbors:
- the LOC135116829 gene encoding cuticle protein 19-like, yielding MAIAAMVAADDGHSHIHISKHEGHHQPVEIKDKHGHHHVDYYTHPKYKFEYEVKSHHTGDDKSHHEHRDGDSVKGEYSLHEPDGSTRHIHYHADKHTGFHADVKHSVHHLVPDKHHH
- the LOC135116803 gene encoding adult-specific cuticular protein ACP-22-like, translated to MYQFISELSTISTALLYLTNNTKMYFKVICILAVVAVSAVCSEHAYSSQHFHRHDGHHHEVEVKDEHGHHHVDYYSHPKYEFAYKVVDPHTGDKKSQHESRDGDVVKGVYSLHEADGTVRVVEYHADKKTGFNANVQRKGHAQHIVPEHHHHH
- the LOC135116804 gene encoding uncharacterized histidine-rich protein DDB_G0274557-like, which codes for MFPKIILVATLLAAVSARPQHGHDYQHGHGHAVSSQSIVLHQTHESKHEPVHHEEHHEEQHEQHQEEHHHGHHEEHHGHASSSQSIKQHHGKATEKHVEYYSHPKYEFAYKVVDPHTGDKKSQHEARDGHVVKGVYSLHEPDGTIRIVEYYADKKSGFNANVKREGHAKHIIPEHHHHH